The Trichosurus vulpecula isolate mTriVul1 chromosome 4, mTriVul1.pri, whole genome shotgun sequence genome contains a region encoding:
- the LOC118846605 gene encoding transmembrane 4 L6 family member 1: MCYGRCARCIGYSLVSLAVLCIVANILLYFPNGETKYATEDHLSRFVWFFSGIIGGGLLMFLPAFVFIGLEEEDCCGCCGHENCGKSCAMLSSVLAALLGLAGSGYCVIVAALGLAEGPRCLDSHGQWNYTFAHTNGDYLVNPSQWSECVEPRNIVQWNVTLFSILLALGGIEFILCLVQVINGVLGGICGFCCPRQQQYDC, from the exons ATGTGTTACGGCAGATGTGCCCGATGCATCGGGTACTCCCTGGTGAGCCTTGCCGTCCTGTGTATCGTGGCCAACATTTTGCTGTATTTTCCCAACGGGGAAACAAAGTATGCCACGGAAGACCACCTGAGTCGCTTCGTCTGGTTCTTCTCGGGTATCATAGGAGGGGGGCTGCTG ATGTTCCTCCCTGCTTTTGTCTTTATTGGGCTGGAAGAGGAAGATTGCTGTGGATGCTGTGGCCATGAGAACTGTGGGAAAAGCTGTGCG ATGCTGTCCTCGGTGCTGGCGGCCCTCTTGGGACTTGCAGGGTCTGGTTACTGCGTCATCGTGGCAGCTCTGGGCTTAGCTGAAGGTCCCCGATGTCTTGACAGCCATGGCCAATGGAACTACACTTTTGCCCACACCAATGGAGA TTACCTTGTTAACCCCTCCCAGTGGTCTGAGTGCGTTGAGCCCAGGAATATCGTGCAATGGAACGTGACCCTGTTTTCCATTCTCTTGGCACTTGGAGGAATCGAATTCATCTTGTGTCTCGTTCAAGTAATAAATGGCGTACTTGGAGGCATATGTGGTTTTTGCTGCCCCCGCCAACAG CAATATGACTGTTAG